GCTTTTTTGCTAATTGGCCACATCAAAttgaaaaaaagggcaaaataatATAGTTTACTAGAGGTAAAAATGGACCTGtcctagaaaggaaggaagaaaagaagcaaggatgagaggggggagagagaaaaaaaaaacctcaacattTCAATCtataacattttgagaaatattttaattaggaTATCTCAATAAGACTCTACTGAATagagaaattgataatttttctgaaataacaGTCTCCTCCTGCAGTATTTGAAGTACGTATAAAATTATTCACTTTATAAGAAAAGCCCTATattgtgcacacacatgtatatgacatacaaatacatatatatgaatatttttattgatcaCATGTCACACACTGTGAGCTAATACCAATAATTGTAGCAAATACTGCCACATATTTATTCAacttgatttcttaaaaatacttgATCAGAAAtttcatgggggaaaaaagagaagcagaattcTTGTTTTTGTTATAAGCATTCTTAGCCTGGAGTAAATAAAACACATCTCAAGAAAACTGCGGCTACCAATTTATTAATGGGtctttctttaaaaggaaaaaaacccctaaaaattGTTAGAAGGGAACTACTTCTGCTTTTAGAAAAAGACTGCTAAAGAAACTGTTGCCTCATCAATTCctttcatcaaaatattttcaaaaggctAATTACAATAGATTTTGCTGTATAGATTATTTGACTGTGATGCACACCCAAGGATTTAGAAGCATTACCGTTTTATCAATAGCAGCAAAGCATACAGAACGCTCTGTAAAGTCAAGTACACTACACAATGAAATACGGTGtaataaaattattgataaaGCATGAATAGGACATATGGTATGAAGTTAtatttctatcaaaattacagaaggattttaagcagCATTAACGATTTTAGATATTTGGGTGATGGGGGATATAATCGGGAATACTGTATTAAGTGTGTTAAAAAACGAGACTGGGAGAACTTGAGAAATCATCTATGTGTGGAATGATGGCTACCAAAGAGACAATGTGCAGTTGGTAGAAAGGCGATTTGTTGTATGTCTTCCCCCAATTTACTCATGGTTCTACCTTGTTACAGGTTTTCTATTCCATTCTCTTGAAAACTACCTGGTTTTGCAAGCTCAAATCTATTGTGTCTtagtggaaaaaaaattacacggtagcataaaagataaaattctcaTTAAGGATATGTTTGCAGGCTTACATTTAAGAGGGCAAGACAAAAggattctataaatatttgtttaatgggAACACTGCTTTGTTTATGTAAACTATTGATTTCTGACAACTAACGTTCTGTTTTTAAGAAAGACCCATTTTGACTCATTTAACTTGTTTCCTAACACACTGTACATTCTGTGTGTATATGTTATACAAAATTTGCATTGTAATGAATTTCaaatatgaggaaaatgaaatagtaTATGTGAAAGTGTTATTGTTTTATTACATACTACaaggtttcttttcttgtaagttccagtataaaaatgatttcttacctgagaaagaaagcattttataattttaataaaattatatttaattgaaagcttaaaaaatgtacttttacATATGTCATTCTATTTGAAATTATGAAGaatgtgggaaagaaaaaagatgaggttAGATTAAACAATTGTTTTTTCACATAGGCAACTTTGAAATGATCTTCTAAATCTTAATGTAATTATGGTGTAATATTGGAAACACTGGTAAGATCATAATTTCGAAAGTAATTTCATCATgtcattttttctagattatttgAGAAAATTCTAACAGGTCCCACAATTCAACTTCCTGCCCCCACCAAGAGATCACAGGTTTCTTGGTTTTACTATACCAAATCTCAGGAACTCACTAAAGAAttctacataatattttaaacccATGTGCATTAAATCACACATATAAATCCCAGAAACATTTCTCTAAAActgatattttttcaatttcagtgATTTCCTGACTTACCGTTAGAAGACAGTAATAATAAATTTGATGGAAATTTACAATTCACGTTATGGATACCAAGATGATATCCCTAAGCAAAATCATGGAAGGCCAAGTATGTCTCACAGATTATAGATAATGATGTTTGctaaattggattgttttctttgaCCTTTTCActatctctctttcccttttcaggAGACCCCATAGGCACAGAGGTATAAAGACATGTTTTAGTACTCTCCTAGTATTTTGGCCCTCTCCTGCTTAGAGAGTGGGATGGGAGGAGGATCAGTATAAATTCACATTCTAGTGACGATGTCTTATCTTTCCTAGTGTGTTCACATTTAAAAGGATCAAAAGAAAAGGGCAAGGCTTAACAGAAGGAATTATTCTCTCCTGGTGTAATTTTGGGACTGACCTCTAGGTTGAAGGAGGCAAGAACTTGGTGTCTCTCAGATTTACACACACTGTTTAATCCACTTACTTACAAGCATAGGCATGCACGACAAAGTAAGTTTATTTCAGTAAGAAAATACATATCTAGATTTTAGTCCcctccatatttttaaataaaatagaagtctATTAATGATAGTTGATAATAATTATATAgacctctcccttttcttccttttcttggtgAATAAGATATAGACACAGATATTCCATGTATTTAGAAGCTTTCAACAGCCATCTGAAAatcctcaaagaaaaataatttaaaactgaagCTTCTCTATCTGCTTTCACACAACAACAGATACAGTCTGTCATTATAAAATCTGAGTCTTGAAATATCCAGTTTGGTAGTCTTCACTGATTATATTAGTAACATAGATATTGAGTTTTTCTATACAGTGGATGCAGATTCTGGTTTTTCTAGGCTTGGGGGACTATATAAAGGTGAACTCTACATGACACCAAAATTGATAgtgtcatgttttaaaaaatcaataaaattgaggGTTCTATTTAGCCAAAATATATGATTggaattttcctattttatgtgAGCACTTTGACTTTGTCTAGCCATAGCCTTAAACTTTTGCTCCGTAAATTAACAATTATCTGATAGTCTATTCCTCAATGGCCCAAAGTCAGACAACGGAAGCACTAAATTGAAAGCACTAATTGAAACTAAATTGAAAGCATAGAAATTAAAGTAAAGCCTTTGTTTTTATTCAATAGTTGGATTTTATTATCTGTCTTGTATTGTGCATCTTTCTTTATCCTCCTCCATTATTTCCTCCTAATAAGAGTTCATGTGCAATGAGcttggttcctttttctcttcagaacTTAGAAGCTAAGACTATAATAATTGAAATACCttaactaaataaattatgtttcaaAATCTATGGCCAGAGTGTACTTCTGAAggcaaaactagaaaatattcacggtttgtcaaaattttaatatcaaatgagagttgtaaaacatatatatgcatactgtatatatatagtatatatatatttatctgttcTATCCGacaaatattacagaaaattaCTAAGTTTAAAAGAACCTGCTAGAATGCAGTTTCATGGcaaaatttttactcttttctgaAGTAGCAAGCTGTGACTAAAAGAATCTAAGTTTTCCATCATTGCTCACTCGCAGACAGTAGAATTAGATGATGAGGTCTATCATCTGTGGTCCTTGACCCGGCTCTCTCCGTGTCTCTTGTGAGAAAAATGTTTCCTCATGTACTCTAACCAACAGTCATGACCAAGGCCTTAGTTTCCACAAATGCCAGGAAACCATCAAGTGCTGCCTGTAAGAGGTATATGACCAGTTGCAATCAACAGTCTGTTTCCCTTTCACAGCTACTGAAAAGCCGAGAcccattttaaatttccaaattacaTGCCATCCTACTAAACATgatatatttcataaattattcattgatcaatggTAGCAAAATCTCGTAAAGTAGTATTAGACACCAGACATCACAAAGCAGAACATTACCACAATTGGAACATTTAAGTTATGCTTTCCTCTGTGAGAAAAACCCATGGAaggcaaaactaaaaaaaaacccacactaaCCCCAAAGTAAAATATCAAGCTGAGTGAGGTAGGCATCTTGtattggctgaatgaatgaatgagtaagtgaatgatAGCAAGCcatataaaaaacacaaactaaatTGTGAAAGGCTATTGTAAACTGGAATGAATTAGGAAAGTGTTAGTTAAATTAAGGAAGTTTTATCCAGGGACTGTTTAAGAAACATCCCTGTACTTTTGTAGATACCTTTcaatgtagatttaaaaaaaattctaccttGGAAATAACAGATAGTAGTCAATGTCTTTAGCTGGATGTATTCTTTGTTATCTGTTCTCATGTTCCCTCCTGTGCTTTTCTACAGCTTCCCCTCCTGCAAGGCCTAAACTGCAAAAATCTTTGTCTCTTGTGGTTTCTTCCAAGAGAAGAAGGTGACTATCTTGGGAATGAGTATGGTGTGCAGAGATCTCTAGGGTAACCCACTCCAGACACATTCGTTTACCCCTCTAACCTGCTCTTTGTTGCATGCTAACTTTGGGTCTTCCCTTGGGAACACACAAGTTATCCTCTGTTGGTGCTGATTTCCTGGATAAACTACGagaacacaatagaaaaaagttttcatgtgagagaaaggaagaaatattactGTAAGTGGGGAATAAGTTCTGATGTCTGATGGAGCAGAGTTGAGTGGAACAAAATGAGAAGGACAAATGGAATACCGAAATAGACTAACTCTCACCCTTCTGAAATCTCGGAAAactccctcttctctccagcaGACCTTGCCCGTTAACACCAAAGATGGGGGCTTATTTGATAAGATCCAAATGAACCTTAAAACGTGGGAAGAGTTTCTCTAAGGAGCGTGCGGGAGGCCCTGGGACTGGCTGGGGCGTAAGCAGAGGGCCGTCTCTCGGGTTCGGTGCTGCAGGTCCGTTCACCACGTGCAACACCGTCATCTGGGGCTGCACAACCCGAAAGACTAGACCGGGCAACGCGCGGCGTGGAGCCGCTCCCCTTCCTGCGCGACCCGACCGGTCTTCCGTACCCCGCCTCCTGAACCCCGCGGACGAGGCTTGCCCGCCGGTCACGCCACCAGCCTGCGCACTCTAACCCCGCTCCCGAGGCGGCTGCCAGGTTGCCAGCCCCGCTGTGGCGCCCGCGCTCCTCCGCAGCTTGGGGAAGAAGTAGCCCAATGGCCATGGGGTAGTTGGCTTGAGACGCAGCGAGTTAGGTACACCTAGGAGCTAGCAGGCTGACACACGTGAGCCGGGTGACCCTACGCAGCGCTATCTCCAGGCCAGGCTTCCGCTCTCCCTGGGTATCTCGGAGGCCCCGACTCTGCTTCTACCTGGCGGACTAACTCCCCCCGGAAGAGCGATCTGCTCTGAGGAGGAAAAGCCCCGCAGAGATCGCCCAAGTCCTGCTTACAACCTCAAATCATCTCTCCCCTCAGCTGCCTAAGGGCACTCCGAGGAATCAGAGGAGCGGCAGTGACGGCGGTCTGGAAACGTAGATAgggtggaagggaagaggagatgagaaaggagggggagagagagctaatgagaaaactcagacagaaaatttaaaacttggcTTTAAAAAATCCTGCAAAATTTGCACCTGTACCCAATTGAACCTCCTCTGAGTTTCctgtaaaataaagaactttCTTCTAATTGTCCTTGGGGACAAAAGGCTGGCCAGTCTTCCTAACAAGGTGTTATCATGGTCTCAAGACACTAAACGTTGCTAAATCAAACTCTGGAGATAATAATTCGAATGTCCATCACGTCTGCCTCTCTAAACGTGTCCAGTTTTCCAGATCACTGTCTTCCTCCCAGCAGGGGttgtctgtatatatgtatatacacatacaaacatatatatagtgcaaatatgtatatatactagacatatacatatacgtatatacatacataaattacATATGACATTAATTTGGGGTTTATGGTGGCAGTTGGGGGGAGCGTGTGAGATCTGATTCTTCTGAAAAAATAACTGTTCAGTTATGGGCAGGGAATAGGGACGCACTTTGATGCCTAATGAGAAATGCTAGCCTAGTAAACAGAAGCAGAAGGTAAACAGAAActaaatgaggagaaagaaggagatttttgttttttctccacgTACAGACTGGAGGCTCCTCTTTGGGACCAGGACAAACTGGAAACAAGATGCCTGTCCATGCACCAGCCTCCGGATAGCCTACCCCCCCAGGAATCGCCATTCCTCATACCCAGGAGAGGGGTGCGTGTGTGCGCGCCGTGTAGACCGCATCTCCACCCAACCCGCCGGGCTGTTTCGAGGGACAGTAGGGTCCCGGGGGCCGGGGCTCCGGACGGTGCGCCTGTGGCCCAGGAAATAGCCGGCTGTCCCTCCCGGGTCTCCCACCGCCCGCTTAGGACGGGTTTTGGAGGAGAGCGAGCAACTTACTTAACATATTGGCTTCGTGGGAGCCATTGACTTTGCCATCCGGGTAGATCTGCAGATGGAAACCAATGCCCACTCTGCAGTAGAGGCTGCCGGTCCGGCGACCCGAGGGGCTCCACTGGAAACTGCCCTGCTCCAAGCCGCTTGCTTGGCTGCCCAGAGAAGCcgcgggggaggaggaggcagaggaagaggaggaagacgTCGTGCTACTGCCGCTCCGGCTGCTGCTGGCGCCTCTCGGGTTCCTATCAGTGGCAACGGGTCCGGGTTGCCCCTTGGGGGCGAGGCGTTTCTCCCCGTGAGCCCAGGCGCTGAGGATCAGGtggctgaggaagaggaggagaaaggacaaGCTCATTCTTCCAGCCGCGGGGGTCCTAAGTGCATCTTGTAGGGCTGGTTCTGGGCTCTGTAGCCCCCGCGCGGCTGCGTGCCTTTGGTGCTGCCCCCCTCGCCGCACCGGGTGGACATAGCCTCggggaagacagagggagagggggagagagagagaggccaccCGAACGGATCTCGGCGCTGGCACTGGGATATTTATAACGCCAGTGATCTCACTGCTCGGTGCACGCCTGCAAAGCTTCCCCTCACCCGCCGCTTTGTGTACTCTCTGGCCGGTGTGGGGAGGGAGCCTCGCGGtcccgggggcggggggtgtgaaggagggaggggatgggagagagtGAGTGGGAGGAGAAGCCTGGCAGAGAGAAGCTGCACCCGGACGCTGGGCGCGCATACCAGGGCCACGCACCCCGGCAGTTCTCACGCGCCACTCGGCCACCCTCCCAGTGGCGCCAAAGCTGCGCGGAATTTAGCTCCGCGCGAGCAGCTGAGTCTCCAGGGGCTGCGACGGAAACGGGGGGTTGAAACGTGGAAGTGAGTTCTCGTGCTTTCCCACCTCGGCCTCAAGCTTGCGTCCCAGCAACGCGCCCTTGCCTACCTAGGACCCAATTTCCAGGTTCCGTTCCCTTTGCCCAGCAGACCCGGCTATCACAGTGCCTGCCCCTCGGGAACTGCGTCCAGCCGGGAGATGCCACAGCTTCCAGCGCTTATGGTGGACAACCAAACAAGGATTTGCAGCCCAACTTGGGAAGGCTTCGGTGTGGCGCATTTGGGGGAGAAGGctatgtttgttgttgttgttactgatTTATTAAGGAGCTAAGGAGTGGGTTTGTTCAGCGTTTAGAGAGCCCCTCCGAGCCATTACACCACGACTTGAGCTGCATTCCTGTTGGAAACCCTCGGTCGCGCTAAACATTATGTcgaatttatttttcctcctgggAAGCGCTCGGTCTGTGTCTGGGAGGGTGAGCGCACACGCACGCCCGCGCTCGGAGCAGGGTCTGGGCACCAGCACATGTGACTGACTGTCCAGTTGTCCTCTCTCGCCCCAGGATCCCCTTGTCAGGAAGGATTAGCTAATGGCTCGCTTCAGCTTACTCAGAGCTGCCATTGACTGAAGGACCGACCCCAATGAATGATTAATGATGCGCGTGCTGGATTTCAGGAAACCTGAGAACGGAGAATTTCCCTGTATGCAATACCCCTACTGTCATTTATCTAAGAAATATACCTGACTTGCATTCTTGGGATGTTTCCTGTCTGAAAGCATATTTGAAGCTTTAAACTACACTCTGATACATTATTCATTGGTCATTTTAATGAAAAGGCCATAATTTTGACCGATAAGGTCAATTCACATAAGCCAAGGTTGATGCTAAGATATGGCCTTATCCATCACTGACTACCCACTTAAGGATTCCTGTCTCAGTAATGAAAAGCATATAAAACGCACGTAGATTTTTCAGGATTGGAAATATTCCATGGCTAGAATACTTACCATCAAGACAGCTGTAAAACACAGTCACCTGGACAACTTATTGAAGCCACCATGGGGAAGAAAGAGCACATCAACAGATCGATGTGCACAGCCTAGGCAAAATGCCCCTGAGACTTTATATAAGATGCTTTCCTAGGCTGAACACCCCTTCTCTTTCCACTGTTCTAGGCTCAAGCTCTCTGCTTCTGGCTTAACTAGCCATAGGTAAGCAGACCCtcacaaagcaatcctgaaagTGGATATTGAGAGCAGAGCAGACACGTGGTCCCTCAGAGCAGTCCACTTGACTGAAGTTACCTCTTTTCAGGGTGAATAATTGAGGATGCTGAGCCTGGGCACCATGCCTTCTGCAGGCGATGCCCTTGGGTCTATAACAAAGCTTTCAGCTGCCACTTGGTGCTGCTGGATGCCATCAGTAAATTCCCCTGTGTGTCACACAATCTACCACCAATGCCTCAAGTGGCAAAGATTTTCCAAAGCAAATTGCGTTGCTCGTTTCACCCACTCCTCTTCCCTAGGAGTCTGCTGAAAGAGCAGGAAAGCGAGCGGCTCCACCCCAGGCGCACTGCCAACCCCCTCCCCTAACGCAGGAGGCCAAGATCACTCTGGGGCCCAGCTTTTGGTACTGAGATCGGGcctcttgtcttttcttctctctttcagctTTTAGAGCCCCACCCCCACTGAAACAGCCATTCTTGTATCCCTCTGGTCCCCTGCAAGATTACACTTGGGGTTCAAACTTTTGTCCAGGAATGACCCGGGAAGGCCAAGACACCTGGAGGGCGGCGAGGTGCGCTCCGACCTCCTCTGGGGTCCGAGAGTGAGACGTTAAGGAGAGCAGAACGTTCACTAAGAGAGAAGTGATCAGCTCTTGTGGGCAGTGACCGAGTTTGGCAAGCCAGACCCCAATTTCCTTCTCAATTCTCTTCGATGCTAGgggattaaaaatttttttgaaagcgCGCTCTTGGAACCTAATCGGCAGGGTGTGCGTAAGCACGCCGGGTAGATgccataaaactttaaaaatctacaaCAAGAGAGGTGAACTTGTATTtggggattttgtttgtttgggtttttttgtttttttttaaagacctgcAAAAGGTGAACAGTGAAAGAACACAACACCGCGTCTTTTCAGTGCGCTGAACTGCCGAGCCCCTCCCTCCGCGACTGGGCAGGGAAGGGAACCGGCGGGCCCCAGCTCCAGGCTGCACCCGCGCGGGCCCACGCCCCGCCTAAGCCGCCGCACACCCGGCTCCGCTGAGCCTGTGTCACTGCAAATATGCGGTCAGAACAATTCTCATTTCACGGTCTCGGCTACCCGGGCTCTACTCCCTTAAGCTTCACTAAAGAGTGCAAGCGTGGACCACTTTTTCTCCGGTTACTTTCCCGATCATCAAAAGCCCTTGGCTGGAGACGTTCCAGCGGTCCATTCACGCGCAGCCAGAGCCTGCTCAAGGTCGCCGGGGCGCAGGCGGATGCGCGCCCGCGGCCGGGGCGCGCGACTGTTCTCAATTCCCAAGTTCTCCCAGCCCCGGAAGCAAGGTCGGGGATAAGGTGTATGCGCCTGGCTACCTGCGGAAATAAAGAGAACGGTCCTCAAAGAAGAGCGTCCGCTCATCGCCACCTGACAGAGGACCGAAAAACCAACCAACAGGTTAATGGGTCCTACCAGTCACCTAGGCGTCAGGCTCTGAAAGCGCGTGCCTCCGCTCGGGTCCCCATCCCTTCTGGTTTACCTTCCGCAGCCCTCATTCCCGCGGACTCACCTACCGCAGCTCCTTAATCCCTCGGCCTCACGTTGGGTATCCCCACCATCTCAGGCTCACCTTTCCTAGCCCCAGTACCTGAGCCTTTTTCTGGCCCCCAGTTCTTTATAGGACACAGGGCAGTGAATTTCCCTTACGCCTTTGGTAGCTGTAGCTATGATCCCGTTACTA
This genomic window from Equus przewalskii isolate Varuska chromosome 3, EquPr2, whole genome shotgun sequence contains:
- the FGF5 gene encoding fibroblast growth factor 5 isoform X1, whose amino-acid sequence is MSLSFLLLFLSHLILSAWAHGEKRLAPKGQPGPVATDRNPRGASSSRSGSSTTSSSSSSASSSPAASLGSQASGLEQGSFQWSPSGRRTGSLYCRVGIGFHLQIYPDGKVNGSHEANMLSILEIFAVSQGIVGIRGVFSNKFLAMSKKGKLHASEEDLVGLSILLFLSLFCLSVPASASGLSVPSFLPALSSDLLSLSKIPWGLALWPSG
- the FGF5 gene encoding fibroblast growth factor 5 isoform X2, which encodes MSLSFLLLFLSHLILSAWAHGEKRLAPKGQPGPVATDRNPRGASSSRSGSSTTSSSSSSASSSPAASLGSQASGLEQGSFQWSPSGRRTGSLYCRVGIGFHLQIYPDGKVNGSHEANMLSILEIFAVSQGIVGIRGVFSNKFLAMSKKGKLHASRVPAGLPRMSVWTGLPALGAE
- the FGF5 gene encoding fibroblast growth factor 5 isoform X4; the encoded protein is MSLSFLLLFLSHLILSAWAHGEKRLAPKGQPGPVATDRNPRGASSSRSGSSTTSSSSSSASSSPAASLGSQASGLEQGSFQWSPSGRRTGSLYCRVGIGFHLQIYPDGKVNGSHEANMLSQIYR